One window of Cohnella hashimotonis genomic DNA carries:
- a CDS encoding oxidoreductase: MKHYRALVARLSGEEILASVEQLELPSLRDGEVRIQVAYSSVNYKDALAVSPRGNVVKRYPHVPGIDLAGTVTASKDARFSEGDAVLVTGYGLGVSADGGYAELAQVPGDWIVPLPAGLTAREAMAFGTAGFTAALSVLRLEEAGLAPGQGPVLVTGATGGVGSVAVAMLAGLGYEVAASSRKADAEAQAFLRELGASELLPPDALRMPEGKAIARERWAGVVDPVGGPALRDVLGAVRYGGGVALSGFTGGADFAANIYPFILRGVKLLGIDSVLCPMPERLRAWERMAGDLKPAGLSDGIAREVALEELPGALRAILRGEMRGRVIARL, encoded by the coding sequence ATGAAGCATTATCGAGCCTTGGTAGCCAGATTAAGCGGAGAAGAAATTCTCGCTTCAGTCGAGCAATTGGAGCTGCCGTCTCTGAGGGACGGCGAAGTTCGCATTCAGGTCGCGTACTCTAGCGTGAACTATAAGGACGCCCTGGCGGTCAGTCCTCGCGGCAATGTCGTCAAAAGGTATCCGCACGTGCCCGGTATCGACCTCGCCGGCACGGTCACCGCTTCGAAGGACGCGCGCTTCAGCGAGGGAGACGCGGTGCTCGTCACCGGCTACGGCCTCGGCGTATCCGCGGACGGCGGCTATGCCGAGCTTGCGCAGGTGCCCGGCGACTGGATCGTCCCCCTGCCCGCCGGCCTCACGGCGCGGGAGGCGATGGCCTTCGGCACGGCGGGCTTTACGGCGGCGCTATCTGTGCTGCGCCTGGAGGAGGCCGGCCTCGCGCCCGGACAAGGCCCCGTCCTGGTGACGGGCGCCACCGGCGGCGTCGGCAGCGTCGCGGTGGCGATGCTGGCCGGCCTCGGTTACGAGGTGGCGGCCAGCTCTCGCAAGGCCGACGCCGAGGCGCAAGCCTTCCTGCGGGAGCTCGGCGCGAGCGAGCTGTTGCCGCCGGATGCGCTGCGCATGCCGGAAGGCAAGGCGATCGCGCGCGAACGCTGGGCCGGCGTCGTCGATCCGGTCGGCGGCCCGGCGCTGCGGGACGTGCTGGGCGCGGTCCGCTACGGCGGCGGCGTCGCGTTGAGCGGATTCACGGGCGGTGCGGACTTCGCCGCGAACATCTATCCGTTCATCCTGCGCGGCGTGAAGCTTCTCGGCATCGACTCGGTGCTCTGCCCGATGCCGGAACGGCTGCGCGCGTGGGAACGGATGGCCGGCGATCTGAAGCCCGCCGGCCTGTCGGACGGGATCGCGCGCGAGGTGGCGCTCGAAGAGCTGCCCGGCGCGCTTCGCGCCATCCTGCGCGGCGAAATGCGCGGCCGCGTGATCGCGAGGCTGTAA
- a CDS encoding queuosine precursor transporter: protein MFNLLWGVGFVAVNFALFLVCYRLFGKNGLYTWIGAATLLANIQVVKTIEIFGIVMTLGNTIYATIYLTTDLLNEKYGEKEARKAVWFGFFTMIMSLVIMQMVLHFKPGADDFSQEALHTIFGITPRIVLGSLCAYFVSQFLDVRIFSRLKVAYPSRSQLWIRNNGSTGISQLVDTLIFSSIAFIGLYPWDVWWEIAITTYVLKFVISAASTPVIYLARSFKFADER from the coding sequence ATGTTTAACCTGCTCTGGGGCGTGGGATTCGTCGCGGTCAATTTCGCGTTGTTCCTCGTCTGCTATCGCCTGTTCGGCAAAAACGGGCTGTACACCTGGATCGGCGCGGCGACGCTGCTGGCCAACATCCAGGTCGTCAAGACGATCGAGATATTCGGCATCGTCATGACGCTCGGCAACACCATTTACGCCACGATCTACCTCACGACCGACCTGCTGAACGAGAAGTACGGGGAAAAGGAAGCGCGGAAGGCGGTTTGGTTCGGCTTTTTCACGATGATCATGTCGCTTGTCATCATGCAGATGGTGCTTCACTTCAAGCCCGGCGCCGACGACTTCAGCCAGGAAGCGCTGCACACCATTTTCGGCATCACGCCGCGCATCGTGCTCGGCAGCCTGTGCGCATACTTCGTCAGCCAGTTCCTGGACGTTCGCATTTTCAGCCGCCTCAAGGTCGCTTATCCGAGCCGCTCCCAGCTGTGGATCCGCAACAACGGCAGTACGGGGATCAGCCAGCTCGTCGATACGCTTATTTTCAGCTCGATCGCCTTTATCGGCTTGTACCCCTGGGACGTCTGGTGGGAGATCGCCATCACGACCTACGTGCTCAAGTTCGTCATCTCCGCCGCATCGACGCCGGTCATCTATTTGGCGCGGAGCTTCAAGTTCGCGGACGAACGTTAA